Proteins co-encoded in one Gossypium arboreum isolate Shixiya-1 chromosome 11, ASM2569848v2, whole genome shotgun sequence genomic window:
- the LOC108472194 gene encoding secreted RxLR effector protein 161-like: MANSKSVSTPVAQGEKLTNSGNQNKVDEKEYRSLVGCLLYLTATRPNIMFGVSLLSRFMHCCNVTHFKAAKRILRHVKGTLNHGVMFKEEKELKLIGYSDSDWAGSVDDMKSTSGYFFTLGSGVFCWSSKKQ, from the coding sequence ATGGCTAATTCTAAATCAGTTAGTACACCAGTAGCACAAGGGGAGAAACTAACTAATAGTGGGAATCAAAACAAGGTCGATGAGAAGGAATATCGAAGCCTAGTAGGCTGCCTGCTTTACTTAACAGCAACTAGGCCTAATATCATGTTTGGTGTTAGTCTCTTGTCAAGGTTTATGCACTGCTGTAATGTGACTCACTTTAAAGCAGCTAAGAGAATCCTTAGACATGTCAAAGGAACATTGAACCATGGAGTTATGTTTAAGGAAGAGAAAGAGCTCAAGCTAATTGGATACTCAGATAGTGACTGGGCTGGCTCTGTTGATGACATGAAGAGCACCTCTGGTTACTTCTTCACACTTGGCTCAGGAGTATTTTGCTGGAGTTCAAAGAAGCAATAA